A region of the Campylobacter subantarcticus LMG 24377 genome:
AAATAAAATAATCTTTATATTTTTTAGATAAGGTCTTTGTATATTCTAAATTTTCTATATTGTCTTTATCTTTAGGGAATCTATTTTGCCCTATTTTATAACTATCCATTTCTCGCTCATCGTTATTGATATACATAAAGTTAAAATAACTTGCTTGAGCCAACTCGGCATAGTCTCTTAGATTGTTGATTAATTCTTTCATTTAGTCTCCTAAAGTTAATTTAGCACCAAAAACAGAGCAAATGCCAAAGGGTAATATAAAAACAATATTAAAAAATTCCTTAAATATTTTTTAATTCTTGTTATTCCAAAAAGCCATAGATTGGCTATCATTAGTGGAAAGACTATCCAACCAAGCATTATAAAAAACTCCTCAACCCTATTTGGATTATGTCCAACAATAGGAGATATAAGCCAACCTACAACACATAATATAATCCAACAAATATAAAGTATTTTTAGAATCCGCATTCTGTTTCCCTAAACCACACCACGAAACCATCTTTGTGTGTATCATAGAACAAAGCAGCAGAAAAGCTTGACTCTGTATTTGTTTGATGGATTAATAAATCATATCTATCTAAGAATTGTTTGGCTTGGAGTGGGGAGAAGTCGCCATCGAGCTTGCTGATAGTAATTTCTTTTTGTTCTTTATCTAACTGAACAAATTCAACAACTCTATGATTTTTATAGTTTGTATTCAAAATATCCGTAATGTAAATTTCTTGAATTTTAGATTTATTGTCAGCGTCTCTAATTTCATTGCCTTGCCTATCTTGCATTACAAGAAAGTGAGATTTACTTTGCTGTTCTAAAAAATAGTGAAAATATCCATAGCTAGCCCATGCTAACTCAGCGTTATCTCGTAGTTTTTCAACTATCTCTTTATTTGTCATTTTGCCTCCTTAAAATTACAGATAAACTTATTATCTTTGAAACATTCTGGCATCTCTTTAATATAGATATTACCACAGGTAATATAATTATTCCACATAACTCTAAAATCCATATTGCCTTCATTGCCTAATATCATAGGTCTCCAATCATACCAAATTGAGCCTGATTCATTGATTTCTATTATATTTTTTTCCAAATCCATTTTAATATTTAATTGAGCTTTTATTCTCTCAGTATCATATCTAAATCGTGCAATATAATTATTATTCTCAAGTTTTAAATTATTTTGTAAATCACTAGGATTAACTCCAAATAATTTTAATGCTTTCTCTGTTCTTTTTTTAGAAGGCGGTGTAATATCTAACTCACATATTTTCTTAAACTTCCAATAACTTGGTTGTAATTCATAAGGAGTATAATAAAGCGGGATTCCAAGTAGATAAATTCCAAATAATGTAATAAATACTAAGATAATCTTTTTAGGTGCAAGAAACTTTTTCATTATTTGACTTCCTTAGGCTCTATTCCTCTAATGGCAAAAATATAATTGATATAGTCATATTCACTTGTATAGATTTTTTCTTTAGTTTTACTATCAATTTGTTTTCTTTTTTCTCCAAACAAAGTAGCACTAAAGCCACTTGTAGTGTTGGGCTGATGTTTTAAAAGTTTAAATCTATTTACAAAATCAATAGTTCTTTTACTCAGTGCATCATTTAATCCTACCCTACTAATATCATTATCCAATGTTATTTCTTTACTATCAAAACAAGTATTTATAAGAGAAATACAATATTTAGATTCTATTTAACTATTTTATTTTGTTCAAAACGAGCTCGTATAGCATAAGCATAAGCTGTGTTTGTATTTTTAGGTTTTACAATATCTTCCCCTTTACTATTTTTCATAACAATATATTGCTTTAATTTATCACCAAAAGTAAGTTTATCTGCTTTATAAATATTATTCTTTTCATCTTGCTCTATATTTTCCCAAACATATTACAACATCGCATAACTAGCATCTGCTATATCAGCATAGTCTTTGATTTGAGAAATAAGTTCTTTAGGATTCATCAGTAACTTTGTCCTGTATATTTTTCATCACTTTTTATAAATTTATTATTAGTAAAATAATGAAAAGATCCTCCTCCTGCACTTTTACGACTAATGCTAGAAAAGCTAAATCCTCTTCCTTCATCTCCAAATAATCCATAGCTTTTTACTTTATAATCTATCATAGTAGCAAAAACAACAGGATATTTTCTACCCTCACACACATAATAAGTTGTCATACCTAAATAAGGTCTTAATTTTTTATAGTTTTCTTCACCCATATATGCTTTAAATTGATCTTCATAGTATGCAAATTCGGGTTTATTATCGAAGTTAAAATCATAGTCAGGATCATCTACATCATAATTATAATCATTACGATAATATTTACAACCATTAGAAAGGACTTGAGGGAATTTTTTTTCTACATCATACTTTTTAATATTAGCTCTTAACTCTTCATCAGAAGCAGATATATTATTAATCCATTGATTATATTCTTTTATCTTTCTTTCATTTTCCAATATCTCTTCTCTTATTTTTTTATCAAAAATATAAATTCCACCATAATTACTTGCAAGAGTTTCTAATTCACTTGCTTTATTTTCTTTAAAAGCACATGCACCTAAAGATACTAAAGAAAACAAGCTTAGAATTATCATTGTGATTTTCATTTGATACTCCTTTTTGAAATTTACCTTTAAAAAATCATCTTTGCTTATTAAATACATCTTAAAAAAGTTATTTGTCTTTGTATTTATCCAAAGACAGTAAAGTCAAATTTTCGAATATATTTTGATCATTCTTGATGATATTTTGCAAGGCATTTTGCAAATAATTCATGAAAATATCCTCATCCATCTCTTTAAATACAGGTGAATACAATTCTTTAGTGATTAAACTTAACACAACAAGATTAATTAACTTGGTATCTTTAACAAGTGGGATTTTTGAAATAACTGTTTGAAAATCATCTATATTTAATTTTTGAAAACTATCGCTTAATATTGTTTTTTTGCGATTTTGTGATAACTCATTTTGTAATTTATCTAACATTTTTCCTATATTTTCATAAGTAAAGTCTAAATTTACAGAAGAACTAGATTCTGCAATAACTTCAGAATTTTTAATATTATTATCCTCTATAAAACTATAATCTATTTTTGTTTCAATAAGCTCTTTAATATCTTCTTTTGCTTTAAAATCCAAACCATCTATTTTTCCTCGAGGTTTTAACTCTATTTCATCCATCTGAGTATGTTTTTCTATTTCTTTTATTTCTTTTACTTGTTTTAAAGTTTCTTGTTTAACCTCTTTTGAATCAACAAAACGCAGCTCAATAAGACCTAACTTTAACACATCTCCTTTATTAACAATAATCTCATAACCATCATCTAGTCTAGAAAAAGAATTATTATAAAAAATATCGCTGCCTTCCACAGGTGAAATAGTAAAAAAGCCTTCTTCAAAAGCAACTTTCATATGTCTTTCTTCGATGGAGTTATGTTTATCTTGCACCCAAAACAAGCACTCAGGACTTGATCCAACAAGTCCACCAGCTTCATCAAATACACACGCTACTGTTTTTGTTGTGTTTTCTTCAACATTTTCAATTATCAATCCTATGGTTTCTTTATCTATCATTTTGAGCCCTTGTTATATTTTCTACTATTTTAAAATCACTTAATATCTTAATTATATTATCAACATCTGAGTTGTTGTTATTAAGCTTGAAATCAAAATACATTTTTTTATTATCATTAAATAAAACACTATAAGATGAATTTAAATTTTTACTCTCCTGTAATAATTTATACCAAGCCCATTCTCCTTTATATGATTTTGTGTAATTTATATTAGCATCTAAGTAAGAATACGCAGTGAAATCAAAACTAGTTCCATTGTTAAATTCATCAGTTATAACATCTAATTTTGTATGTAATGTATGATCATATGTAATAGAAGTATCATTATACTTAACCTTTACAAATGAGAAATCAGCACTCAAATCAAGACTTTGTAAAGTAAAACGCACCCTCATTACATCGTTTGCATTTAACATCAACTCCGATAAATTACCAGCCTTAGTAATAAAATCCAAAAATTCTTTAGAAAAAGTTAATCTTGAACTAAATTTAGAATTAATAGAATAAACATTTTTTCTTTTGGTTAAAACACTTGTTAAGTATTTTTCATAAAATTTATTCAAAATTCCGTTCTTACCAAAGAAATTTTTAAAAGAGTCTATACTTAAATCTTGTGAACTTAATAAATTAAAAGGATAAAAAGGTGCTATTTCGTTAACAAATGGTGCATAAACTTCATTCAGCCAAACAGTATTAAATAAAGAAATTCCGTGGTTTTCTACTATATTCCATGCATATAAAGAAAGGGTTGAATAATATTTCTCCAATTCACTTGGTAAATTTTTGATGTTTTGCCCAAGAGAACTAAAAGGATCACTAGAATCCTTACTATCACTTAAAGCATATTTTATTTTCTCTTCAATAGTTTGAGAATTATTTGTACTAAAATCAGTTATTTTTTTGTGAATATTTAACAAATCTGCATTTATCAACTCCATAGTTTTTTGATGACTTCCAACATCCAAACCTACCGCAGTGGCACCTGTGTTTAAAATAGAATTTTGCTCTATAATTTTATGATACGCATCAAATGCACTTGTAATACCCATAAAACTTGTTTTTATCTCAGCAGCATTGATACCAAGATTATACGCCTGAGTTAACAAAGTGGCATCATTAAGATTGGTATTTATACTGACAATTTTTATAAAATTCATTAAAGGGTTTTCTTTTTTAGATAATATACTAAGCTCATTTAACATAGAACTTTTAGAAATAAATTTTTTAGGCGCAAGTGAATTTAAAATTTCTTGCCATTTGTTTTGATACTGACTTAAATAAATTTTTATAATCCTCATAGCCATATTACTTCTATTTTCAGTATTTGACATATCATTCAAAATCCACGAATCAATTTCCATGGCTTTGTCTATTTTTACATTTAATGTCTGCAAGAAATCAACCATACCTCTTTTAGTATAAATCTCATCGATATTATCGATCCTAATAGATTCTGAAAATACATTATTAGCTGCAAAGCCTAGTTCATTTTTAAAACTGTATGTTGTATTTTTCTTATCTAGATTAATAAAATTTAACAAAGTATATATTCTTTGAATTTTTGCCATATTGTATAATTTTTCAATAGATAAATTAATCGAAGTCTCATCTTCTTGAGAAGAACTTAGGTCAATTTTTTGAAGTTCATCGATGCCAGATAAAAAATTCTCTTTAGAAATTTTATATTTTTCCAAAAAATTCCAATTTTCATTAATCCATATTTTCAACAAATTTTTATCAAGATATTTTTGTTCGAACAATGACTTATAAACATATAAAGTTTTAATTAAATTTTCATAATTATCATCTGTTTGTAATATTATTTCCATTTCTTTCAATAGAGTATTTTTTAACACATCTTCACTGATTCTATAATATAAATTTTGCGCCTTTTCAAAACCTTTATAAGCTATATTCAAACCAAGATATTCGGTTATACTTGACTTTTCAACCAATTGCGGATATACGCTTAATATATTTCTCAAATCAACTAGTAATTTTGCTTTTTCCTCTATGCCCATCATAGAATAATCTTGTATATTTTCCAATAAAAGCGAAAGGTTATTATAGACACTTTGGGATATCTTTTTCTCTTGCTCGCTTTTAAGAATAACATATGATGATATAGAATAAGTCACACAAACCAAAAGCAGTATTAACCCCACAAGCGACATCTTCTTATAAAAACTTTTAATTTTACTTAGCGATGAATCCTTAAAAACGATATCTTCAAGCAAAGATTGAACAAAGTAACTTTGCTTATTAAAAGATGGTTTTACCTGAGCTAATGGTTTTTTTATATTATACTTTTCACAGATTATATCAAGCACAAAATTTCTTGGAACATTTTCTTGATAAGCACTCACATAATACATGCCTCTTAAAATTGAACTGTTTTTCAGCATATTTTCATTTTGTAATTGCACAATAAATTCTTTACTTAGTGCAAATAAATTATCTAATTGTTTTAAAAACAAATAAATTTTATTTTTTTCTTCTATGGAATATATAGAAGAATTTTTATCAACAAAATGCAAAAATAACGATTGGCTTATTTCTTCAAAAGATCGTTGAACATCCTCATCTTTAAAACCCTCTATAAAGCTTATACCAAAAGCTTTTTTAGGAATTTTATCACTAAAAGTATCAAAAAATTCTTTCATACCTTCTATTAAATCTAACTTCGAAAAAACCACATAAATAGGCAATTGAACACCTAAAATCTTTTCACACTCATGCACTCTTTTTGTTAAATAGCGAATTAGATTGTTAGCATACTCTTTTGGATTTTCCAAAAACATTTTAGTATCAACCACTAAAACAACGCCATTTAACTTACTATGAAAATAATTCTTATTTAAAAATCTTAAAAAATTTTGCCAAATACTTTTTTTGATTAAAAAATCTTTATTTTTTTCTATATCATCCTCAGGTAATTCATCACTACTGTTTGGATGAAAAAAATCTTCTTGAGAAAAATAATTTCCCTCAGTATCAAGCAAAGCACCTCTTTTGGAAACGTATAAACTAAAATTACTAGTAGACTTATGCATTTTTTTATATGATTCTAAACTATCACTTAAAGGATATTCTATGTCAGAGTAATTTATAAAAGTGCTTTTACCCGCCCCTTCTTTACCTATAATAATGACAAGTGGTAGATTTTTAGTATTGATATCTTTCTTCCATGTTTGCTGCGCATCTTTTAATGCAATAAAAAAATTCCTTTTTGCTTTATATAAAAATTCATTTGCTTCTTTTTTGATTTCTTTAAGCTTTATCCTTTTATCATCTTTAAAAGATTTTATAAAATTACTTAAAGGCTTTAAAAGAAAAAATAAAAAAATACAACACCAAAATACAAAAATTATCCCAAATCTTAGATAAGGATTACTAAAAACATAAATTTCATTAAATGCAAACAAAGATCCATAAGACCAAAAAAATAAACTCAAAACACCCAAGACAACAAGTATCACTGTAGTTATAAAAATTCTTGATTTTAAAATTTGTATAATTTTTTGAAACATGGTTTTTCCTAAACAAATAATTGTAACTTTAAATTTAAATAAATTTATTTCTATTTATTAATTTTATATTATTTTTACTTATTTTGTATTAAAATATAAAAAACTTTTGATACAAACACAAAGTTAATCTTATTTAAAAAGGAAAAACATGGCACAACCAGCATACATCAAGATCGAAGGATCAACTCAAGGACTTATTTCAAGTGGTGCTTCTACAGAAGCAAGTATAGGAAATCGTTATCAAGCTGGACACGAAGATGAGATTATGGCTCAAGAAATTTCTCATATCGTAACAGTTCCAGTTGATCAACAAAGTGGACAACCATCAGGACAAAGAGTTCATAAACCTTTTACCTTCACTTGCTCTCTAAATAAAGCCGTTCCATTGCTTTACAACGCACTAACAAAAGGTGAAAGACTTCCAAGTGTTGAAGTGCATTGGTTTAGAACATCAACAAGCGGAGGGCAAGAGCATTTTTTTACAACTAAATTAGAAGATGCTATCATTACAGATATTACTTTAATAATGCCAAATGCACAAGAAGCAAGCAACCATGACAAAACGGAGCTTTTTAAAGTATCTTTAAATTACAGAAAAGTTATTTGGGAACACACAGCAGCTGGGACAAGCGGAAGTGATGATTGGAGAGAAGCAAACTCTTAATTTCTTTAAAAGCCTATTGTTTTAAATAATGGGCTTTTTAGATAATTTATAAACTTTTATCACTTTCATTAAAAACACCCCAATAAACTCCTATACCAAAAAACAAAGGTTTTTTAATGAGTACAAACAACTCTTATCTTAACTTAAAAATTAACAAACTTGATTTTAAAATCACAAAAGCCATTATAAAAGAAAGCTTAGATCAGATCTTCTTATGTGAATGTGAAGGTTTTTATGAAAATATCCATGATGATATTTTTAGTAGTAATAATGAATTTGATCCTAGTATGCTTATTGATAAAGAAGCTTCGCTTATAATTAAAAATCCTTATGAAAACAAAAAATTAGATTTTTCAACTAATATTGATATGATTTATAAGGGAGTAATATCTTATGTTGAATACTTAGGCATTAATCAAAACAGTGCAAATAATATCGCAAAAGAAAATTTTAAACAATTAAACCATAAACATTTTTTTAAGTTTAACTTGCATTCTCCTTTAATAAGACTTGATTTTAATAAAGCAAATCGTATTTATACACATACAAATATAATAGAAGCAATCAAGCAAACTCTAGCTTATTATAACACCAAGCTAAATAAAAACATTGATTTTTCTAATATTCATCATACATATGAGACTAAAGAATTGATTTCTCAATACAATGAAAGTGATTTAGAATTTATCACAAGATTAGCACACCATCATGGCATTTATTTTTATGAAGATAAAGATAATATCTATTTTTATGATTTTTACACTCATAAGGGTAAAATTAAAAATATAACATTTAACCCTAACATCAACAACCATCTTAATGAAGCTTGTATTTATGCACTCAATAAAGAAAAACAAATACAGACCAATGCTTTTACTCACTCTAGTAATAACTCCAAACAACCTTTAAGTTTATATTCCTTAAGCACTAAAGAACAAAACGCTAATACACACTATAATGAGCATTATTATGAAAGCGAGTATTCTTTTACGCAAGATATCAATTTAAAACAATCCCCTGCCCTAAAAGAAAAAAGAAATACTATGCTTAATAATATACTAAAAGCAAAAAGCAATATTTATCATCTTAGTTTAAATGAAAGTATTAAAATTAATATTCAAAAAGAAAATACTCAAGAATATACCATCATAGCCAAAGAACAAATTTTAATTGATGATGCTATTTTAGCCAATACTATCAACACCAATGATAATTTAAATATCAAGGACTTAAATCTAAGTAAATCTTATACAAACAACCTAACCCTACTTCCATCTTTTTTAACCTTTACACCTAGTTTTAAATCCAAACCAAAACCTCCAATTAATACCATAGGTATAGTAATAGGAGAAGATTCTAATATAGAAAATCAAAGAAACACCATATATACAGATGAATATGG
Encoded here:
- the tssM gene encoding type VI secretion system membrane subunit TssM, whose translation is MFQKIIQILKSRIFITTVILVVLGVLSLFFWSYGSLFAFNEIYVFSNPYLRFGIIFVFWCCIFLFFLLKPLSNFIKSFKDDKRIKLKEIKKEANEFLYKAKRNFFIALKDAQQTWKKDINTKNLPLVIIIGKEGAGKSTFINYSDIEYPLSDSLESYKKMHKSTSNFSLYVSKRGALLDTEGNYFSQEDFFHPNSSDELPEDDIEKNKDFLIKKSIWQNFLRFLNKNYFHSKLNGVVLVVDTKMFLENPKEYANNLIRYLTKRVHECEKILGVQLPIYVVFSKLDLIEGMKEFFDTFSDKIPKKAFGISFIEGFKDEDVQRSFEEISQSLFLHFVDKNSSIYSIEEKNKIYLFLKQLDNLFALSKEFIVQLQNENMLKNSSILRGMYYVSAYQENVPRNFVLDIICEKYNIKKPLAQVKPSFNKQSYFVQSLLEDIVFKDSSLSKIKSFYKKMSLVGLILLLVCVTYSISSYVILKSEQEKKISQSVYNNLSLLLENIQDYSMMGIEEKAKLLVDLRNILSVYPQLVEKSSITEYLGLNIAYKGFEKAQNLYYRISEDVLKNTLLKEMEIILQTDDNYENLIKTLYVYKSLFEQKYLDKNLLKIWINENWNFLEKYKISKENFLSGIDELQKIDLSSSQEDETSINLSIEKLYNMAKIQRIYTLLNFINLDKKNTTYSFKNELGFAANNVFSESIRIDNIDEIYTKRGMVDFLQTLNVKIDKAMEIDSWILNDMSNTENRSNMAMRIIKIYLSQYQNKWQEILNSLAPKKFISKSSMLNELSILSKKENPLMNFIKIVSINTNLNDATLLTQAYNLGINAAEIKTSFMGITSAFDAYHKIIEQNSILNTGATAVGLDVGSHQKTMELINADLLNIHKKITDFSTNNSQTIEEKIKYALSDSKDSSDPFSSLGQNIKNLPSELEKYYSTLSLYAWNIVENHGISLFNTVWLNEVYAPFVNEIAPFYPFNLLSSQDLSIDSFKNFFGKNGILNKFYEKYLTSVLTKRKNVYSINSKFSSRLTFSKEFLDFITKAGNLSELMLNANDVMRVRFTLQSLDLSADFSFVKVKYNDTSITYDHTLHTKLDVITDEFNNGTSFDFTAYSYLDANINYTKSYKGEWAWYKLLQESKNLNSSYSVLFNDNKKMYFDFKLNNNNSDVDNIIKILSDFKIVENITRAQNDR
- a CDS encoding type VI secretion system Vgr family protein, producing MSTNNSYLNLKINKLDFKITKAIIKESLDQIFLCECEGFYENIHDDIFSSNNEFDPSMLIDKEASLIIKNPYENKKLDFSTNIDMIYKGVISYVEYLGINQNSANNIAKENFKQLNHKHFFKFNLHSPLIRLDFNKANRIYTHTNIIEAIKQTLAYYNTKLNKNIDFSNIHHTYETKELISQYNESDLEFITRLAHHHGIYFYEDKDNIYFYDFYTHKGKIKNITFNPNINNHLNEACIYALNKEKQIQTNAFTHSSNNSKQPLSLYSLSTKEQNANTHYNEHYYESEYSFTQDINLKQSPALKEKRNTMLNNILKAKSNIYHLSLNESIKINIQKENTQEYTIIAKEQILIDDAILANTINTNDNLNIKDLNLSKSYTNNLTLLPSFLTFTPSFKSKPKPPINTIGIVIGEDSNIENQRNTIYTDEYGRVKVRINLYANQEELDNKANMYHHSPFLRVASNVASNHSGFYHTPRIGDEVIISFLDDDIDKPFISGSLYNGVNSMPQYNYPRYKREIAEQTLNYLSAIPMYNKGLDELKLQENTDYNLNYKNEHYLTISNSTIGKNNADAKARNEITLKNDIDKEEFYILAQKDYKEEIGNNYEQTIKNNKTSEVGALYTEFITLGHMQNIIGFKNVNVGAQYLENTLLSKDTNVGLSNTLNVGISNEVNIGQNHEEKIGNDKRVIINNNLEQDIKNDFIQRIEHNKNETIKGSYVLQTNQSIKFHSKKDLSIETNEYFKAEADDSISFKAKNNCSFTADEINTLANKESTLIAQKQIISQVGENTTITQTKDKIILQVGKIQVIIDDKGLRVKGGDLRAD
- a CDS encoding Hcp family type VI secretion system effector, with protein sequence MAQPAYIKIEGSTQGLISSGASTEASIGNRYQAGHEDEIMAQEISHIVTVPVDQQSGQPSGQRVHKPFTFTCSLNKAVPLLYNALTKGERLPSVEVHWFRTSTSGGQEHFFTTKLEDAIITDITLIMPNAQEASNHDKTELFKVSLNYRKVIWEHTAAGTSGSDDWREANS